A part of Drosophila ananassae strain 14024-0371.13 chromosome 2R, ASM1763931v2, whole genome shotgun sequence genomic DNA contains:
- the LOC6493835 gene encoding drebrin-like protein has protein sequence MSISFEKYRSQIVAAWKDVLDDKSSTNWSLFGYEGQTNELKVVGSGDGGVEELNEDLNSGKIMYAFVRIEDPKTGLNKYLLINWQGEGAPVLRKGTCANHIRDVGNLLSGAHLTISARNEDDIDLERLLKKLSTVSSAYSFKEPRAATEEQKAPVGTNYTRVIPTKELNASVMQDFWKKEEAEEKLRLEAEKEAKRLELQKLEQEQRSREEKEHKEREKVVVSTTKLQPAHVPIKTSPQPLSPEKTAPGFANNMTDAERLRQARNQEARELIGSRVGAAKAIFTQHTSESQIQSKLNTNPPAKPARNSIAQRINAFNQNEPQAGSVPSSSPVKLSTPEPVPAVAPVAAEVVSAITEIEETQPVDDLPLAHESEQFSTIKRSPHSKTNSLQSQSPDETTSSNETDTAVFQEPEEEEVRTKVSVTVQQSQSSKASGLSTLERNTLTDLVNEDDFICQESLGDLGLRARALYDYQAADESEITFDPGDVITHIDQIDEGWWQGLGPDGTYGLFPANYVEIIN, from the exons ATGTCCATCAGCTTCGAGAAGTATCGATCGCAAATCGTGGCCGCCTGGAAGGATGTGCTGGACGACAAAAGCAGTACGAACTGGTCACTGTTCGGCTACGAGGGTCAGACAAACGAATTAAAGGTCGTGGGATCTGGAGATGGCGGCGTGGAGGAGCTGAACGAGGACCTCAACAGCGGAAAGATCATGTATGCATTCGTACGCATTGAGGACCCAAAAACTGGCCTCAACAAATACTTACTCATCAACTGGCAG GGGGAAGGCGCACCTGTGCTTCGCAAGGGGACTTGCGCCAACCACATCCGTGACGTCGGAAACCTACTGTCCGGCGCCCACCTAACCATTAGTGCCCGCAATGAGGACGATATTGACTTGGAACGGCTGCTCAAGAAACTAAGCACTGTGAGCTCTGCTTACAGCTTTAAAGAGCCGCGCGCCGCTACGGAGGAGCAAAAGGCCCCAGTTGGCACTAACTATACTCGAGTCATTCCAACCAAGGAGCTGAACGCCAGCGTCATGCAGGACTTCTGGAAGAAGGAGGAAGCTGAGGAAAAGCTTCGCTTGGAAGCGGAAAAAGAGGCGAAGCGGTTGGAGCTGCAGAAGCTGGAACAGGAACAGCGCAGTCGCGAGGAAAAGGAGCACAAGGAACGAGAGAAGGTTGTTGTGAGCACAACAAAACTCCAACCCGCCCACGTTCCTATTAAAAC ctCCCCGCAACCACTAAGTCCAGAAAAAACTGCCCCGGGATTTGCAAACAATATGACTGATGCGGAGCGATTGCGGCAAGCAAGAAACCAGGAGGCTCGTGAGTTGATTGGATCGCGTGTAGGAGCAGCCAAGGCCATTTTCACCCAACACACAAGCGAGAGTCAGATACAATCTAA GCTTAACACTAACCCGCCGGCAAAACCGGCACGCAATTCCATAGCACAGCGTATCAACGCTTTTAACCAAAATGAGCCTCAAGCCGGATCTGTGCCTTCATCATCGCCAGTTAAACTGTCAACACCGGAGCCAGTTCCGGCCGTGGCACCAGTAGCTGCCGAGGTCGTATCTGCCATAACCGAGATCGAAGAAACTCAACCAGTGGACGACTTGCCACTGGCGCACGAGAGTGAGCAGTTCTCGACCATTAAACGGTCGCCACACAGTAAAACAAATTCGCTGCAGTCCCAGTCCCCTGACGAGACCACATCTTCCAACGAAACGGATACAGCTGTGTTCCAGGAGCCCGAAGAAGAGGAAGTCAGAACCAAGGTGTCAGTCACCGTTCAGCAGTCCCAGTCTTCGAAGGCTAGCGGTCTCAGCACGCTTGAGAGGAATACAT TAACTGATTTGGTGAACGAGGACGACTTTATTTGTCAAGAGAGCTTGGGAGATCTGGGCCTCCGAGCTCGAGCCCTGTACGACTACCAGGCAGCTGACGAGTCCGAAATCACGTTCGACCCTGGAGATGTCATAACGCATATCGATCAAATTGATGAAGGATGGTGGCAGGGCTTGGGCCCTGATGGAACCTATGGACTTTTTCCGGCAAACTATGTCGAGATCATTAACTAG